One segment of Amycolatopsis alba DSM 44262 DNA contains the following:
- a CDS encoding BMP family lipoprotein has translation MRGTALAAAAMAGALVLAGCAKDSGAGNNNNASTGDQSASCVTAPKPPAAAAATTSSAQAGEKVDGSKLKVALAFDVGGRGDASFNDSAAAGTDKAKTELGVTAVTESTAAATEDEAAKSQRLDQLASQGFSPVIAVGFAYAKAVGAIAPKYPNTQFAIVDDDSVKAPNVTPLVFAEEQGSFLAGVAAAYKSKKCHVGFVGGVNTPLIQKFEAGFLQGVKAASTKAVIEDEYLTPAGDFSGFQDPAKGNVKAAAQIAKGADVVYHAAGASGKGVFEAAKSNNALAIGVDSDQYNQKTVEASKDVIITSMLKRVDVAVFDYLRALAKGDLTSLPKRFDLKVDGVGYATSGGKIDDIKDVLDGYKAQIVSGAITVSDKPQK, from the coding sequence ATGCGTGGAACCGCGCTGGCCGCCGCCGCCATGGCCGGTGCATTGGTACTGGCCGGGTGCGCGAAGGATTCAGGTGCGGGGAACAACAACAACGCGAGCACTGGGGACCAGTCCGCCAGCTGCGTGACGGCGCCGAAGCCGCCCGCCGCGGCGGCCGCCACGACCAGCTCCGCGCAGGCCGGTGAGAAGGTCGACGGCAGCAAGCTCAAGGTCGCGCTGGCCTTCGACGTCGGCGGCCGTGGCGACGCGTCGTTCAACGACTCCGCCGCCGCCGGTACCGACAAGGCCAAGACCGAGCTCGGCGTCACCGCGGTCACCGAAAGCACCGCCGCCGCGACCGAGGACGAGGCCGCCAAGTCGCAGCGTCTCGACCAGCTCGCGTCGCAGGGCTTCAGCCCGGTCATCGCGGTCGGCTTCGCCTACGCCAAGGCCGTCGGCGCCATCGCGCCGAAGTACCCGAACACCCAGTTCGCGATCGTCGACGACGACTCCGTCAAGGCGCCGAACGTCACCCCGCTGGTCTTCGCCGAGGAGCAGGGCTCGTTCCTGGCCGGTGTCGCCGCCGCGTACAAGTCGAAGAAGTGCCACGTCGGCTTCGTCGGCGGCGTGAACACGCCGCTGATCCAGAAGTTCGAGGCCGGCTTCCTGCAGGGTGTGAAGGCCGCGTCGACCAAGGCCGTCATCGAGGACGAGTACCTCACCCCGGCCGGTGACTTCTCCGGGTTCCAGGACCCGGCGAAGGGCAACGTGAAGGCCGCCGCGCAGATCGCCAAGGGCGCGGACGTCGTCTACCACGCCGCCGGTGCCTCCGGTAAGGGCGTTTTCGAGGCCGCGAAGTCGAACAACGCGCTCGCCATCGGCGTCGACTCCGACCAGTACAACCAGAAGACGGTCGAGGCGTCGAAGGACGTCATCATCACCTCGATGCTCAAGCGCGTCGACGTGGCGGTGTTCGACTACCTGCGCGCCCTGGCCAAGGGTGACCTGACGTCGCTGCCGAAGCGCTTCGACCTCAAGGTCGACGGCGTCGGCTACGCCACCTCCGGTGGCAAGATCGACGACATCAAGGACGTCCTCGACGGCTACAAGGCGCAGATCGTCTCCGGGGCGATCACCGTCTCGGACAAGCCGCAGAAGTAA
- a CDS encoding ABC transporter ATP-binding protein, which produces MSAPQAEVTDAPDRGEPAVQLTGITKRFPGVVANSDVNLTVTKGEVHAVCGENGAGKSTLMKILYGMQQPDEGDIAINGEPVKLRNPQDAIKAGIGMVHQHFMLADNLTVGENVFLGAENLHGIGRAARAKLAELAGRVGLHARPDALLEELGVADRQRVEIVKVLYRGARIIILDEPTAVLVPQEVDALFETVRAMQKDGFTFLFISHKLDEVRAIADTVTVIRRGTTVGSADPKTITSRQLAEMMVGSELPSPETRESTVTDRDVLRLDDVCLKVEGSERNVLDHISFTVHAGEVLGIAGVEGNGQTELVETIMGMRKGGGRIELTEADGDVVELHKLGTLARREAGIGYIAEDRTRHSLLLTQPLWVNRILGYQTRKPVAKGQLLDIDGAREDTRRIVEEYDVRTPGIDVPAAALSGGNQQKLIVGRELSGNPVLLIASHPTRGVDVGAQALIWEQIRQARAAGLAVLLISADLDELIGLSDTIQVMLRGRLVGEADPATVTPQQLGSAMTGASEDSEEGAS; this is translated from the coding sequence ATGAGCGCTCCCCAGGCCGAGGTCACCGACGCCCCCGACCGGGGTGAACCGGCCGTGCAGCTGACCGGGATCACGAAGCGATTCCCCGGTGTCGTGGCCAACTCCGACGTCAACCTCACCGTCACCAAAGGCGAGGTGCACGCCGTCTGCGGCGAGAACGGCGCGGGCAAATCGACCCTGATGAAAATCCTCTACGGCATGCAACAGCCGGACGAGGGCGACATCGCGATCAACGGCGAACCGGTGAAACTGCGCAACCCGCAGGACGCCATCAAGGCCGGGATCGGGATGGTCCACCAGCACTTCATGCTCGCCGACAACCTCACCGTCGGGGAGAACGTCTTCCTCGGCGCGGAGAACCTGCACGGCATCGGCCGCGCCGCCAGGGCGAAACTGGCGGAACTCGCCGGCCGGGTCGGCCTGCACGCCCGCCCGGACGCGCTGCTGGAGGAACTCGGCGTCGCCGACCGCCAGCGCGTGGAGATCGTCAAGGTGCTCTACCGCGGCGCGCGGATCATCATCCTCGACGAGCCCACCGCGGTGCTCGTGCCGCAGGAGGTCGACGCGCTGTTCGAGACCGTCCGTGCCATGCAGAAGGACGGCTTCACCTTCCTCTTCATCTCGCACAAGCTCGACGAGGTGCGCGCGATCGCCGACACGGTCACCGTGATCCGCCGCGGCACCACGGTCGGCTCGGCCGATCCGAAGACGATCACCTCGCGCCAGCTGGCCGAGATGATGGTCGGCTCGGAGCTGCCCAGCCCGGAGACCCGCGAGTCCACCGTGACCGACCGGGACGTCCTGCGCCTGGACGACGTCTGCCTGAAGGTCGAGGGTTCCGAGCGGAACGTGCTCGACCACATCTCCTTCACCGTGCACGCGGGTGAGGTCCTCGGGATCGCCGGGGTCGAGGGCAACGGCCAGACCGAGCTCGTCGAGACGATCATGGGCATGCGCAAGGGCGGCGGCCGGATCGAACTGACCGAGGCCGACGGCGACGTCGTCGAACTCCACAAACTGGGGACGCTCGCCCGCCGCGAGGCCGGCATCGGCTACATCGCCGAAGACCGCACGCGGCACAGCCTGCTGCTCACGCAACCCTTGTGGGTCAACCGGATCCTCGGCTACCAGACCCGCAAGCCGGTCGCGAAAGGACAGTTGCTCGACATCGACGGCGCGCGGGAGGACACCCGCCGCATCGTCGAGGAGTACGACGTCCGCACGCCGGGTATCGACGTCCCCGCCGCCGCGCTTTCGGGTGGCAACCAGCAGAAGCTGATCGTCGGGCGCGAGCTTTCCGGTAACCCGGTCCTGCTGATCGCCTCACATCCGACCCGCGGTGTCGACGTCGGCGCGCAGGCGCTGATCTGGGAGCAGATCCGCCAGGCCCGAGCGGCCGGGCTGGCCGTGCTGTTGATTTCGGCCGACCTCGACGAGCTGATCGGGCTGTCGGACACCATCCAGGTCATGCTCCGCGGACGGCTGGTCGGCGAGGCCGACCCCGCGACCGTGACCCCGCAGCAACTGGGCTCCGCGATGACGGGTGCCTCCGAAGACTCCGAAGAAGGTGCATCGTGA
- a CDS encoding ABC transporter permease → MSSWRTRLLPPLLAIVFAVILTAIALIISGADPLQAYGTMIGQLFKGSTAVDTVNLATVYYLSGLAVAIGFQMNLFNIGVEGQYRFAAIVTAIIGGALKLPPVIHVLAILVVAVLSGMLYAAIPAVLKVTRGVSEVISTIMLNAIVGGIVAFLVNADQFGVQTGNNIATREIAETGRIPGVPIGSGELFGFVFIAALIGAAYWFMLNRTRFGFELKASGESTTAAAAGGVNAKKMTLIAMLLSGGVAGLIAMPELLGRDFTYGITSTQMYGFTGIAVALLGRNHPAGIALGALLWAFLDRSAVSLEQINVSKEIATIMQGVIVLSVVIAYEIVRRADLAAEQRRVGRALAGKGSSVSEGGAV, encoded by the coding sequence GTGAGTTCCTGGCGTACGAGGCTGCTGCCGCCTCTGCTCGCGATCGTTTTCGCGGTCATCCTGACGGCCATCGCGCTGATCATCTCGGGCGCGGATCCGCTCCAGGCCTACGGCACGATGATCGGCCAGCTCTTCAAGGGCTCGACAGCCGTCGACACGGTGAACCTCGCGACGGTCTACTACCTGTCCGGGCTCGCGGTGGCCATCGGCTTCCAGATGAACCTCTTCAACATCGGTGTCGAGGGCCAGTACCGGTTCGCCGCCATCGTCACCGCCATCATCGGCGGGGCGCTGAAGCTGCCGCCGGTGATCCACGTGCTCGCGATCCTGGTCGTCGCGGTCTTGAGCGGCATGCTCTACGCGGCGATCCCCGCGGTGCTGAAGGTGACCCGAGGCGTTTCCGAGGTCATCTCGACGATCATGCTGAACGCGATCGTCGGCGGCATCGTGGCGTTCCTGGTCAACGCCGACCAGTTCGGCGTGCAGACCGGCAACAACATCGCCACCCGCGAGATCGCCGAAACCGGCCGGATCCCCGGTGTCCCGATCGGGTCGGGCGAACTGTTCGGCTTCGTGTTCATCGCGGCGCTGATCGGCGCGGCCTACTGGTTCATGCTCAACCGGACCCGGTTCGGGTTCGAGCTGAAGGCCTCCGGCGAATCGACGACGGCCGCCGCCGCGGGCGGGGTCAACGCCAAGAAGATGACGCTGATCGCGATGCTGCTTTCCGGTGGCGTCGCCGGTCTGATCGCGATGCCGGAACTGCTCGGCCGCGACTTCACCTACGGCATCACCTCGACCCAGATGTACGGCTTCACCGGCATCGCGGTCGCGCTGCTCGGCCGTAACCACCCGGCCGGGATCGCGCTGGGCGCGCTGCTGTGGGCGTTCCTCGACCGGTCCGCGGTGTCGCTCGAACAGATCAACGTGTCCAAAGAGATCGCCACGATCATGCAGGGCGTGATCGTGCTGTCGGTCGTCATCGCGTACGAGATCGTGCGCCGCGCGGACCTGGCCGCCGAACAGCGTCGCGTGGGTCGCGCGCTGGCGGGCAAGGGTTCCAGCGTGTCCGAGGGAGGTGCGGTGTGA
- a CDS encoding ABC transporter permease, with translation MPVKPPKRRIPGWAKGAIWGLLAVGVLAIASYATGVNTLTSTNTAHTALRLALPILLCALGGLWAERAGVINIGLEGMMILGTWGAAWGAYHGGVWAGLISAVVFGALGGLLHAVATVTFNVNHIVSGVAINLLGLGVAKYLANLIFTPLSGNPRQSPPVPKFDTYSATFLSDWLSDLEKMQRVFISDLAGILNGLVTEVAPLTMIAIALVPISYLVLWRTRFGLRLRSCGENPVAAESLGVNVYLHKYVAMIISGGLAGMGGASLVLLAGGADYLENQTNNRGYIGLAAMIFGNWRPGGLLGGAALFGYADGLQLAGGGTAVLALLYGAVILLAVIVAVQLFRRQWIAAALGVVGAGALYAIYWTNDDLPSDLIPYTAHFVTLIVLAVASQRLRPPKADGALYRRGED, from the coding sequence ATGCCGGTGAAACCGCCGAAGCGGCGTATCCCCGGCTGGGCCAAGGGCGCCATCTGGGGTTTGCTGGCGGTCGGGGTGCTCGCGATCGCGTCGTACGCCACCGGCGTCAACACGCTGACCTCGACCAACACCGCGCACACCGCGTTGCGGCTGGCGCTGCCGATCCTGCTGTGCGCGCTCGGCGGGCTGTGGGCCGAACGCGCGGGCGTGATCAACATCGGCCTCGAAGGCATGATGATCCTCGGCACCTGGGGCGCCGCGTGGGGCGCGTACCACGGCGGGGTCTGGGCCGGGCTGATCTCGGCGGTCGTGTTCGGCGCGCTCGGCGGTCTGCTGCACGCCGTCGCGACGGTGACCTTCAACGTCAACCACATCGTCTCCGGTGTGGCGATCAACCTGCTCGGTCTCGGGGTCGCGAAGTACCTCGCGAACCTGATCTTCACCCCGCTTTCGGGGAACCCGCGCCAGTCGCCGCCGGTGCCGAAGTTCGACACCTATTCGGCGACGTTCCTCTCGGACTGGTTGTCGGATCTGGAAAAGATGCAGCGCGTCTTCATCTCCGACCTCGCCGGGATCCTCAACGGCCTGGTCACCGAGGTCGCGCCGCTGACGATGATCGCGATCGCGCTGGTCCCGATCAGCTACCTCGTGCTGTGGCGCACGCGGTTCGGCCTGCGGCTGCGGTCCTGCGGGGAGAACCCGGTCGCGGCCGAGTCGCTCGGCGTGAACGTCTACCTGCACAAGTACGTCGCCATGATCATCTCCGGCGGGCTCGCCGGGATGGGTGGCGCGTCGCTCGTGCTGCTCGCGGGCGGGGCGGACTACCTGGAGAACCAGACCAACAACCGCGGGTACATCGGCCTCGCGGCGATGATCTTCGGCAACTGGCGGCCGGGTGGCCTGCTCGGCGGCGCGGCGCTGTTCGGGTACGCCGACGGTCTCCAGCTCGCCGGTGGCGGCACGGCGGTGCTCGCGCTGCTCTACGGCGCGGTGATCCTGCTGGCCGTGATCGTGGCCGTGCAGCTGTTCCGCCGTCAGTGGATCGCCGCCGCGCTCGGTGTCGTCGGCGCGGGCGCGCTGTACGCGATCTACTGGACCAACGACGACCTGCCCAGCGACCTCATCCCGTACACGGCGCACTTCGTGACGCTGATCGTGCTGGCGGTGGCTTCGCAGCGGCTGCGGCCGCCCAAGGCGGACGGCGCGCTGTACCGACGAGGTGAGGACTGA
- a CDS encoding cytidine deaminase: MAEYDWEALRAQAVEAAKSAYAPYSGLHVGVAGVVDDGRIVVGCNVENASYGLGMCAECTMAGQLRLTGGGKLVAVACRSGSGDLLMPCGRCRQILFEHGGAECLVDTPSGILPMSSVLPDAFGPDDLP, from the coding sequence ATGGCGGAGTACGACTGGGAAGCCCTGCGGGCTCAAGCCGTCGAAGCGGCGAAGTCGGCGTACGCGCCGTACTCGGGCCTGCACGTCGGTGTCGCGGGTGTGGTGGACGACGGCCGGATCGTCGTCGGCTGCAACGTCGAGAACGCTTCGTACGGCTTGGGAATGTGTGCGGAATGCACGATGGCGGGGCAGCTGCGGCTGACCGGCGGCGGCAAGCTCGTCGCCGTCGCCTGCCGCAGTGGCTCCGGCGATCTGCTGATGCCGTGCGGACGTTGCCGTCAGATCCTGTTCGAGCACGGCGGCGCGGAGTGCCTTGTGGACACTCCCAGCGGCATCCTGCCGATGTCGTCGGTGCTGCCGGACGCCTTCGGGCCGGACGACCTGCCATGA
- a CDS encoding thymidine phosphorylase, translating to MSAFAAVDVIRAKRDGGRLTDEQIDWTIDAYTRGDIAEEQMAALAMAIFLRGMDSGEIARWTGAMIESGERLDLKVSRPTIDKHSTGGVGDKITLPLAPLVAACGAAVPQLSGRGLGHTGGTLDKLESIPGWRAALSTSEIIRQLDEVGAVVCAATSGLAPADKKLYALRDVTSTVESIPLIASSIMSKKIAEGSAGLVLDVKTGSGAFMKTLPQARELARTLVEIGTAHGVATTALITDMNVPLGHAVGNAIEIAESVEVLRGGGPADVVELTVALAREMLALAGLSDVDPAAVLASGQAYETWCRMIAAQGGDPEAALPRPKHVHIVPVPSSGVLASLDAYSVGVAAWRLGAGRARKEDPVQAAAGVLCLAKPGDKVTAGQPLLELHTDTPDAVPSALAALEGAYAVGSSAPDSAPLVLETVRA from the coding sequence ATGAGCGCGTTCGCCGCCGTCGACGTCATCCGCGCGAAGCGGGACGGTGGACGGCTCACCGACGAGCAGATCGACTGGACCATCGACGCGTACACGCGCGGAGACATCGCCGAGGAACAGATGGCCGCGCTCGCGATGGCCATCTTCCTGCGGGGGATGGACTCCGGGGAGATCGCGCGGTGGACCGGCGCGATGATCGAATCGGGGGAGCGGCTGGACCTGAAGGTCAGCCGTCCGACGATCGACAAGCATTCGACCGGCGGGGTCGGCGACAAGATCACGCTGCCGCTGGCACCGCTCGTCGCGGCTTGTGGCGCGGCCGTGCCGCAGCTGTCCGGACGCGGGCTCGGGCACACGGGCGGGACGCTCGACAAACTGGAGTCGATCCCCGGCTGGCGTGCCGCGCTGTCGACGTCGGAGATCATCCGGCAGCTGGACGAGGTCGGCGCGGTGGTGTGCGCGGCGACGTCGGGGCTGGCTCCGGCGGACAAGAAGCTGTACGCGCTGCGGGACGTGACGTCGACGGTGGAGTCGATCCCGCTGATCGCGAGCTCGATCATGAGCAAGAAGATCGCCGAGGGCTCGGCCGGGCTCGTTCTCGACGTGAAGACCGGTTCGGGCGCGTTCATGAAGACGCTGCCGCAGGCGCGGGAACTCGCGCGGACCCTGGTGGAGATCGGGACCGCGCACGGTGTCGCGACGACGGCGCTGATCACGGACATGAACGTGCCGTTGGGGCATGCAGTCGGCAACGCGATCGAGATCGCGGAGTCGGTCGAGGTGCTGCGCGGCGGTGGCCCGGCGGACGTCGTCGAGCTGACCGTGGCTTTGGCGCGGGAGATGCTGGCGCTGGCCGGGCTGTCCGATGTGGACCCGGCCGCGGTGCTCGCGTCGGGTCAGGCCTACGAGACGTGGTGCCGGATGATCGCCGCTCAGGGCGGGGATCCGGAGGCCGCTCTGCCGCGGCCCAAGCATGTCCACATCGTCCCGGTGCCGTCGTCTGGTGTCTTGGCTTCGCTGGACGCGTATTCGGTCGGGGTCGCCGCTTGGCGGCTCGGGGCCGGGCGGGCGCGCAAGGAGGATCCGGTGCAGGCCGCGGCCGGCGTGCTGTGCCTGGCGAAGCCGGGCGACAAGGTGACGGCCGGGCAGCCGCTGCTGGAGCTGCACACCGACACTCCGGACGCCGTTCCTTCGGCTCTCGCTGCGCTCGAAGGCGCCTACGCCGTTGGCTCCTCGGCGCCGGACTCCGCTCCGCTCGTCCTGGAGACCGTGCGCGCCTAA
- a CDS encoding adenosine deaminase, giving the protein MSSESSSSRIPEAVLARAPKVLLHDHLDGGLRPATVAELAERTGYQALPASDPVELGRWFRDAADSGSLVSYLETFAHTCGVMQTEEALVRVAAEAVEDLAADGVVYAEVRYAPELFVERGLSLDAVVEAVQAGFEEGERRVAAAGGRIRVGTLLCAMRQHARALEIAGLAVRYRDAGVVGFDIAGPEDGFPPTRNLDAFEFLRTNNAHFTIHAGEAFGLASIWEAIQHCGAERLGHGVRIVDDIKTDSDGTVHLGRLAAYVRDRRIPLEICPTSNVQTGAARSIGEHPIGLLARLRFRVTVNTDNRLMSGCSMTSEFAALAEAFGFGLADLEWFTINAMKSAFLDFDQRLDIINTVIKPGYAALR; this is encoded by the coding sequence ATGTCCTCTGAAAGCAGCAGTTCCCGCATCCCGGAGGCGGTACTGGCCCGCGCTCCCAAGGTCCTCCTGCACGACCATCTGGACGGCGGCCTCCGTCCGGCCACGGTCGCCGAACTCGCCGAACGGACCGGGTACCAGGCCTTGCCTGCCAGCGATCCCGTCGAGCTCGGGCGATGGTTCCGCGACGCCGCCGATTCCGGCTCCCTCGTCTCGTACCTTGAGACGTTCGCGCATACCTGTGGCGTGATGCAGACCGAGGAAGCGCTGGTCAGAGTGGCCGCCGAGGCGGTGGAAGACCTCGCGGCCGACGGCGTCGTCTACGCCGAGGTGCGGTACGCGCCCGAACTCTTCGTCGAACGCGGACTGTCACTCGATGCGGTGGTCGAGGCTGTTCAGGCCGGGTTCGAGGAAGGTGAACGGAGAGTGGCGGCGGCGGGCGGCCGGATCCGCGTCGGGACGTTGCTCTGCGCGATGCGCCAGCACGCCAGGGCGCTCGAGATCGCCGGTCTCGCCGTCCGCTACCGCGACGCCGGCGTGGTCGGGTTCGACATCGCCGGACCGGAAGACGGATTTCCGCCTACCAGAAATCTCGACGCATTCGAGTTTCTGCGGACGAATAATGCGCATTTCACGATTCATGCCGGTGAGGCGTTCGGGCTCGCGTCGATTTGGGAGGCGATTCAGCATTGCGGCGCGGAGCGGCTCGGCCACGGTGTGCGCATCGTCGACGACATCAAGACCGACAGTGACGGCACGGTCCATTTGGGACGGTTGGCCGCCTACGTCCGCGACCGCCGGATCCCGCTGGAGATCTGCCCCACGTCCAATGTCCAGACGGGAGCGGCGCGCTCGATCGGCGAACATCCCATCGGCCTGCTCGCCAGGCTGCGGTTCCGGGTCACCGTCAACACCGACAACCGGCTGATGAGCGGCTGCTCCATGACCAGCGAATTCGCCGCCCTTGCCGAGGCGTTCGGCTTCGGCCTGGCCGATCTCGAGTGGTTCACCATCAATGCGATGAAATCCGCGTTCCTCGATTTCGACCAGCGGCTCGACATCATCAACACGGTGATCAAGCCCGGATACGCCGCCTTGCGTTAG
- a CDS encoding MFS transporter translates to MAQVANVGIGGKRRWLILALGLAAQTASCSFLYGIPFLVPSMQRAEGLTLAEAGTVVAAPSLGLLFTLILWGAAADRYGERLVMALGLGVSGLLLVYATVGDHSLGTLFGVFLLAGASTASVNAASGRAVLGWFGPAERGLAMGIRQMAQPLGVGVAAFGLPPLADRWGFQVSLMLPALAAIVVALLVAWLLVDPPRPESEAGKEEKPPSPYRKPALWRVHGASALLVVPQFTVSAFTPVYLVTMHHWTAASAGWFVGAVQILGALGRLVSGYWSDRVGSRLRPMRQLAISSAGAMLLVALGDATWPWLVLLALVLAAVITVSDNGLGFTASAEMAGLAWAGRAMGTQNTGQNIAAALTPPMLGLVIGDSRYALAFCVAAVFPALAVALVPVKDEKTARPTK, encoded by the coding sequence ATGGCGCAGGTCGCGAACGTGGGGATCGGCGGCAAACGGCGCTGGCTCATCCTCGCGCTCGGCCTCGCCGCGCAGACCGCGAGCTGTTCGTTCCTCTACGGGATCCCGTTCCTGGTGCCGTCCATGCAGCGTGCGGAGGGTCTCACGCTCGCCGAGGCGGGAACGGTGGTCGCGGCGCCGAGTCTTGGCCTGTTGTTCACCTTGATCCTGTGGGGTGCGGCCGCGGACCGTTACGGAGAGCGTTTGGTAATGGCCCTCGGACTCGGCGTCTCGGGGTTACTCCTCGTGTACGCGACCGTCGGTGATCACTCGCTCGGGACTCTCTTTGGAGTGTTCCTGCTCGCCGGCGCGAGCACCGCGTCAGTGAACGCCGCGAGCGGCCGGGCCGTCCTCGGCTGGTTCGGCCCGGCCGAACGCGGCCTCGCGATGGGCATCCGCCAGATGGCCCAGCCGCTCGGGGTGGGGGTCGCCGCCTTCGGCCTCCCGCCGCTCGCGGACCGCTGGGGTTTCCAGGTCTCGCTGATGCTGCCCGCGCTGGCCGCGATCGTCGTCGCGCTCCTGGTCGCCTGGCTCCTGGTCGACCCGCCGCGCCCGGAGTCCGAAGCGGGCAAGGAGGAGAAGCCGCCGTCGCCGTACCGGAAGCCTGCTCTTTGGCGGGTCCACGGCGCGAGCGCGCTGCTCGTCGTCCCGCAGTTCACCGTTTCCGCGTTCACCCCCGTGTACCTGGTGACCATGCACCACTGGACGGCCGCGTCGGCAGGCTGGTTCGTCGGCGCCGTCCAGATCCTCGGCGCGCTGGGCAGGCTGGTGTCGGGCTACTGGTCCGACCGCGTCGGCAGCAGGCTGCGGCCGATGCGGCAGCTGGCGATCTCGAGCGCCGGGGCGATGCTGCTGGTCGCGCTGGGGGACGCGACGTGGCCATGGCTGGTGCTGCTCGCGCTGGTCCTGGCCGCGGTGATCACCGTGTCCGACAACGGGCTCGGATTCACCGCGTCGGCGGAGATGGCCGGTCTAGCGTGGGCGGGGCGGGCGATGGGCACGCAGAACACCGGCCAGAACATCGCCGCCGCGCTGACCCCGCCGATGCTGGGCCTGGTGATCGGTGATTCGCGGTACGCGCTGGCCTTCTGCGTGGCCGCGGTCTTCCCGGCGCTGGCCGTGGCCCTGGTACCCGTCAAAGACGAAAAGACCGCGCGCCCCACCAAGTGA